Proteins encoded by one window of Mercenaria mercenaria strain notata chromosome 4, MADL_Memer_1, whole genome shotgun sequence:
- the LOC123550851 gene encoding achaete-scute complex protein T4-like has translation MAATTLGFIPLQLIPTNAIGQYNFDKGFPANGTYVVVKTPTVAQQLQLTKSLKEMQNGGKEINNNENANKPVLLRCKRRVDFTGLGCKLVDSQTPSVSRRNERERKRVKMVNMGFETLRQHVPVGRKNKKMSKVETLRSAVQYIKQLQDLLDSDTNTADNRLLDNVDMDELENKVTEMIQSANESNNNMNLENGIELSNSVSQENMSVSQNLGNRLQQTTQNYYSEQNSRTPECSPELPHSPNHTQEHFFQNYQNCQPVYTTQYDNVSSSSASGSVMSYSQASPAGSLHSPTSSVVSDSSYDSVGHEEDDILSFSNWF, from the coding sequence ATGGCAGCAACAACTCTAGGATTTATTCCCCTGCAGCTGATTCCGACGAATGCTATCGGGCAGTACAATTTCGATAAGGGATTTCCAGCAAACGGGACTTACGTGGTTGTGAAAACGCCTACAGTAGCGCAACAGCTTCAGCTCACGAAATCTCTCAAAGAGATGCAGAATggaggaaaagaaatcaacaataATGAAAACGCAAACAAGCCTGTTCTTTTGCGATGCAAACGTCGGGTGGATTTTACCGGACTTGGCTGCAAACTTGTAGACTCCCAAACTCCATCTGTTTCCAGACGAAATGAGCGGGAACGGAAGCGCGTGAAAATGGTCAACATGGGGTTTGAGACGCTAAGACAGCATGTTCCTGTAGgacgaaaaaataaaaagatgagTAAAGTTGAGACACTGAGATCGGCCGTGCAGTATATAAAACAGCTACAAGATTTGCTTGATTCTGACACTAATACCGCAGATAATCGTTTGCTGGACAATGTAGATATGGACGAACTTGAGAACAAGGTCACAGAAATGATTCAGAGTGCAAATGAAAGTAACAACAATATGAACTTGGAGAATGGTATAGAATTAAGTAACAGTGTAAGCCAGGAAAATATGAGTGTATCACAAAATCTTGGAAATCGCTTGCAGCAGACTACACAGAATTATTATTCAGAACAAAATTCCCGCACTCCAGAGTGTTCTCCAGAACTTCCACACTCTCCAAACCACACACAAGAACACTTTTTCCAGAACTATCAGAATTGTCAACCAGTTTATACGACGCAATATGACAACGTTTCTTCATCGTCGGCGTCGGGATCAGTGATGTCGTATTCACAGGCGTCTCCCGCCGGCTCTCTTCATTCTCCAACATCCAGCGTCGTGTCAGATTCAAGTTACGATTCTGTGGGTCACGAAGAAGACGATATACTTTCTTTCTCTAACTGGTTTTGA